The Malus domestica chromosome 06, GDT2T_hap1 genome has a segment encoding these proteins:
- the LOC103440815 gene encoding reticulon-like protein B2 encodes MAERTDGVKAAESSMDRISDKIHGHDSSSAVPSSGAVHDKGIGGGHSTSLKSKVNRLFGREKPVHHVFGGGKAADVFLWRDKKASAGVLIALTIIWVFFELFEYHLLTLVSHLLILGIASLFLWSNASTFINKSPPHIPQVQIPEKLVLQIASVITLEINRAFVILREIASGKDLKQFLSVIAGLWVVSILGKWYNFLTLVYIAVVLLFTLPVFYEKYDDQVDAVAEKALIEIKKQYAVFDAKVMSKIPRGQLKDKKF; translated from the exons ATGGCGGAGCGTACGGACGGAGTCAAGGCGGCGGAGTCTTCGATGGACAGGATATCGGACAAGATCCACGGCCACGATTCGTCGTCGGCGGTGCCGTCGTCTGGGGCGGTGCACGACAAGGGCATTGGCGGTGGCCATTCAACGTCGTTGAAGTCCAAGGTTAACAGGCTCTTTGGGAGGGAGAAGCCCGTGCACCACGTCTTCGGTGGCGGAAAAG CGGCTGATGTTTTCCTGTGGAGGGACAAGAAGGCGTCGGCAGGTGTTCTTATCGCCTTAACGATCATATGGGTTTTCTTTGAATTGTTTGAATACCACCTGCTGACTCTGGTCTCCCACTTGTTGATTCTTGGGATTGCTTCGTTGTTCTTATGGTCCAACGCTTCAACCTTCATTAACAA GTCTCCACCTCACATTCCACAAGTTCAAATTCCAGAAAAGCTGGTTCTACAGATTGCGTCTGTAATCACATTGGAGATCAATCGGGCTTTTGTTATCCTGCGCGAGATTGCTTCTGGCAAGGATCTGAAGCAGTTCCTCTCT GTGATTGCTGGATTGTGGGTTGTGTCTATCTTGGGCAAGTGGTACAACTTCTTGACCTTGGTGTACATAG CGGTGGTTTTGCTCTTCACGCTGCCTGTATTCTACGAGAAATACGACGACCAGGTGGATGCAGTTGCGGAGAAGGCACTGATTGAGATCAAGAAGCAGTATGCAGTATTTGACGCGAAGGTTATGAGTAAAATTCCTAGGGGGCAATTGAAGGACAAGAAGTTTTAG